In Rhopalosiphum padi isolate XX-2018 chromosome 3, ASM2088224v1, whole genome shotgun sequence, the genomic stretch acacttttttatttcttttatttaaaatattaataagcagtaataacatttaatttcataGTGATACGTAACacgtgttttaatatatttgattacaaattattacttttaacttacatattattgtttactgaaaaaaaatcgaGATCGACCTGTTGGCCATCCTTGTTCTACTTGTTCTATCTTCTATACTACTTAGTACTTATTCGGATGAAACTACAAATTTGAGGCCATCTTGGAAGTCCGTAAGGtgttaacacatattatatcatgaatattaatgacaatttttgaaatttatcatTGAGTAGAgacgtataatttatttatttacatgctGGTTGCATGCCTTTAAGAGGTAATTGGCTTCTACTATAGTAGCTTCCATGGGCGTAGATAGGAAATATTTTGGAAAGGGGTTTTGGTCTaggtctatattattattataaaacattaatattaaataatatgaattatttatcttGAATTTTGGGAGATGTTTGAACACCCAACCCTCCTTACCTATGCCCATGGTAGCTTTAATTCTTATCAAAAATTACCAATATGGCAATATacatagtttatactttattgtaaGTTTCTGTGTGTGTAGGTATCGATATATCCTGACGTTTACCATCTAACAGTatctactatagtactataatataggtagtatatatcCATATAGTTAtagcatatacataataatattatttataaaccttGCTATTTTACTTCTGGTGAACACtgcatacttttaataataagaacGTTTTTGCGAAGGTACCTAGGCAAAAAGTTTAGTAAAAATctttttgacaataattttatgcaACTATTAAATGCTTACTAACATTTTTGCTAACCAAATTTGTCATCAGCTAAGTATTTCTACtacctttaataaaatattttttatacaaatctcTTTCGAATCGTTTTGACCAGGGTCACAATTAAAGATATACCTGGCCACGAATCATGATTAAAGATTCTACATTAAATCGTAATTTTGCAGGCGATTAACAAATCTCATGTTATACTTGTAAACAGTCGATAAACCGTTTGCTTTTGTTACCTCCGTGAaaatacgtttaataataattgattagtaTCACTAGTGAATAGTGATAAAGCAAATTttggattattataatataatgtaggtatatactatacgttgtaatagtagtatatttacattttacaagtgtgcaaaaaaaaaacaccgtgAATTTTGACTAGTCTGATGAAAGTTTATATACTCCCTGAATAAACTTGTCTTATGTACTGCTACTGCATgtgatgattaaaataatataatgtagttttccatcaattaattaatttttctatatataaacaCAGTGTGGCAGTGTCCACTGACTATAACAATATAGCGATAATTctgttatttgtaaataatttttaaaaataaattaataatttatcacaattggaaaaatgaaaacgCGTGCTTGCGTTGTAGTTATATCACTTGTTCTAGTATTTTCACGAATTCACAATAATGTGGGCACGCCATTtacttatcaaataataaaaaaaataataagttaatagtataataacattactaCAATAACTGTAAGTACGTCAATCTGAATCCTCATCCATCGAGTTTTGACTGTGTAGGTATTGAATTCATTTGAATTTAACTTATTatctctgtataataatataatatatataagtataatataatatatataatgtattatatatatatagtataatatatttcatttactttaatatttataaaatgtttaatcactGATTgagaaatttatatattacaaaaaaaaaatgtatgataaatctGTACATGAATGCCtcctatgaaatatatattaaaattttgccGCTGGGGGTAAATTTCTCCTGCCCCCTTTAAACACGCCTCTGCTTACGATTGAAATTTGCATTTGTGCTACACTGGTGTTGATGTACGATGATGATGAAGTatgatagtatattagtataatatgttattgatagtataatatgttattaatataatatgatttgcaAAATGCGTGGTGTAATTTGTCTACACCAatctaaataacatttatacattGCACGATTATACAGAATTTGTGGTATTTACTGAATTAGTGATAGTAACTATTATCATGAAAACTTTAGACTTGTGCATTCTACTTATAAGTTTGGCGAAAAAgtctattaaatagttatattcaatattattatttttgaatgtacttatatgcattaaaaaaaatttagttaaattaaattatacatttcaacTGTCTTCAAATTTCACTTCAGTGCGCCTATTTATTGTCCCTTTTCAAATCTTCTAACATCCCCTTCAAGATCTAAAGTATTTTTTCATCTAAacaagttaatattatacttcccACGCTATCTTAATTTAATCATACAGGccatataatttaactttattaatttattattgttatttttttcattctgcggttttttttttgtttctttctttttgtataagtataactataatttaccaATAAACTTTCAACACTATATCCTAATTGTCAAaactaattgtataataaagtttaattaacaacaaataattatacgtttatacgttattatatattaatgtattaatatatactgtatttatgtattttatgaatttatgtattttttagttaaaaactcttcaacaattaattttgaattattaatacgtTCGCATAATGTTTAAAGCCTGATAAACcatcagaaatatttttaatttgaaattcacttttaaaattaaagaaagataagtataaatatttaaagcaaTAATCTTCAACACTTAAATGGTTAGATTCCTAatgctaaataaatttaatactaacttAATGAAGTTacttacaaacaataataattattaaatacaggaCTTTTTACCAGACTTATATTATTccataccattattttttttttttgataattcgtCGTGATACCAATTAAGAAGTCCATTACaatgtacactatatatatacgtatatcaaaAAATCCCTTTCtgcatgaatttttattttttccgaaaaaaatgtacttattgtaaaaaaacacCAAGATAatgggaaaaatattaaaaaaaatattcaagtgaaACTACCCATAAGAGTTGATTAAGGGTTAGTTTAGGCACAAAATTAGTTTatgatagatatattttaataagtctatacttatttttaatatatacctaagatCGGTAGTATCATTAGTATCAAATTGTTATGGTTGTAATAACATAAAGTGGGTAGTTTATTTTCACTTTGCACAAAAATGATATTTTCAGTCGTTTATTTTTCATCTGAATTTCACAATTTTACCTTACATCAAAATTGTTCGTCTTTTTGTGCCGAATCTGGCCGTATATGCAGTCATGGGCGTAACTAGCATTTAATAGTTACAGGGGTTAGAGTTCTAGaaaacaaaagttaaaaataacttgaattCTAATTGAGGCTAAAAAGTAAAACCTTATAAGCTATAGGGGGCTAAGCCCCCCCCAGGACGCCTAGTTACGCCGATGTAATGCAGTAATGTTGTGtaacattattttcaacaatagaAATTACGAAAAACTAATTTGTgctatttttgtacaatatacagAAAGAGCTTTTAAGGTTTAAATGGTAATGCTTTTTATTACTTTCGATAAACACATGTATACAGATACGATGAACCCTGGTTAAATTAgtcttttttaaatacatacgttatacatataggtatattctaACACCgtgataaaatgaaaattgcCCACATAAACCGAATCGAGTGCCCATATTACGCGGTTTTTTTAACCttgttaatataggtacatttgtaTTGGGACCAGACCATTTTGCTCATATTTAGCGGATACCCATATTAACCGGTGCCCACATTAAGCGGAATccactgtttatttattttatagtatatgttttgcagcaaaaaaaaaaaagagaaaagttaaacaattttaatattttaaatcgtaataAAAAATGGAAGGCTACCAGTGAAAGTttatagtgtatagtgtatacacttTAGTACGTTACTGTCACACGTATCAAATCATCTAGGTCTCATTGCACTTAATTGTTATTGCCATGAATCGTGATTAGTATAAATAACGGTTTAAAATGCaagattatagatatttattcaataaataataatattaaacatattaaattgtaatctttaaattataatttcaggtGAAATCGACGAAATCGCGTTTCTGTGATTCTATCATTGAGCCAGAAAAGTAAGAAATTACTTAattgttttatgaataaattataagacataatttagcactaacattttttttaaactttttgattatttattaggtagccAGATAATGATgaacaaatttcaaaattctctatcaatttaatacatataattaccaTGGATGACTTAGCAGAAAGGCAAATTAGAGCTGCAAGAGTAAgtgttgtatttgtatttgccaTTTAGCtacaaatatcatatatattattaataattttatttttatttatagacattgtTCAATCTTGCTCACTGTTATTTGAAAACGACAAAAATTGATGTTGAAGAAGAAAAGACAAATTTAAACGACGAAAAAGACgaagtaataaaaaaagacaTCCAACAAAAAGAAAAGGAAgaagcaaataaaaataaacgtaaaaaattagtcaaaaaaaaaaaaaaaaaagaatgtgaTTCGGACAATGAAATAGAATTATACCTACAAGTGCAAGTCGATTCAAACTATCAAAAACAATTATGCACTGATGtacaaaatatagatttaaataaagcaCCACAAAAGTCTGAAAtagaaatagatttaaaaatcgaaattccaaaaaaactcaaaagttcgtatcttaaaaatatcgacaaagaaaaacattttgaagaggaagataaaaaaaaatcaaaagaaaataaGCAAAGAGAAAATAAACAAGAATTAATTAATCAAGAAATAAGTGATGATTCAGAACTTCAGCATAACACAGagaaagaaataaaacaaaatataaataaagataatgtaTGCATAGACTTGGATGGAAAAATTATCGATTGTGGTATAACAcaaattcaaatacaaaaagGGATTGAAATCGAAtcacaaaaaaatgataatagtgACATTTTACTAGAACTTGAATTACAAGAACAGCAAAATATACATGACAATTTAATAGATACATTTCACAGGTCAATTCAAAAACGGATTGAACGACTTATATGTGAAATACCTTTAAAACatcaaaaaatagaaaaagaaCTATATCAAGAACTTGAAAAACTTAATAAAGAAATTGCAGAACTAGATCCAGAAAATGTagatgaattaaaaaaagaaattttagaAGATGTTTCTAAAAAGGACTATTTACCcgttcaaataaaatttttaaaaaatctatattgCTCATTTAACCAGGATTTAACAcccttttataataaattagaccAATTAAGCGATGATTTAACACAAACAAGTATACAACAACAATTgaataaagaatttttaaaaaaattagataatttattgcaacaaaaatgtaatgaagAAATCCAGGAAGGACAGCAACAAGTTAACAGTAAAGTAAAACATATGGTTAATGAAGATGTACAAGTGGTcggaggaaaaaaaaaattaaaatcaaaagatGAATTAAAAAGAGTCGTAGAATTTCCAATGAATGATGAAATCGAAAATAACGAAAAGATTAAAGAAAAAGAATTGCAGGAAAACGTTTTAAAAGATACACAGGAAGAGGTTAATGAAGCTGAAAGAATACGaaatcagtttaaaaaaatcgatgaaaaagagaaatatcaatattatgatttagttatacaatataaccAAGAAACATCGCAAGAACTAAAAGGAAATGCACAAAATGTTTTAGGAAAAAAAGTATCAGTTGATTTCTATGATGATGCAGTGAAAACACTTATAAATCAAACTGATCAAGAtgcattaaaatcaaaaatatgcgAGGAAGGTATAGATGTCGTCGACCAAACACAAAAAAAgggtaatacaaatatacagttTCAATTAGAATTTTACAAAAGTGTAGAAGTTGAAGAGAAATTACAgaacaaaaatgattttgaagGAGAAATAAACAGAAATcttgaaataaaaactaaagaaaCAAGAACAGAGGTACAAGAAGACACTGATGTGGAAATAGAAGACTTCGAAGAAGAATTACAAGATTATTCTAAAATTGCGaatgataaacattttgaaGCAGtgcatgaaaataaaaaattaaaaattggagCATTGGAAACAGCAATAATAGAAAATTCTGAACTAAAAATTGGAGATTCTGAAAAAGAAGTACAAGAAGATTCAGATGTGGATATCGAAGGCTTTGAAGGAGAAATATTAGAGTTTCCTGAAGTTAGAATTGAAGACTTTGATGAAGAATCACAGGAAAATACTGATGTAGATACAGAAGATGTAAGTGAAGAAGAATTCAATGACATAAATGAAGTAGTAGAAATAGTTGAAGATATAGAAGTAGAATCTAATTCTTCTGAAGACAATTATATTCCATCAGAAAAAACACCTACTACAACATGCAATGAATCGCATTTAAAAATCGATCCAAATGCTAAACTTAAACACGACgaagaaaattgttttaaaaaaatcgattcaTCTAATCCTACAGTATTAACAGATCATATTAAAGAGAAACAGACattttttgaacttaaaaatcaattagATGAATTATCCCAAGAATATAAAGGCTATGTGCAACAAAAAGTGTTTAATGAATTACAACAAGAAATAGATAATAAACAGTTACaagaaatgaaaatatttccaGATACGTTTAATGAAGTAAACTTAAACACAAATGAAGATTTTCAAAAAGAAATTGATGAATTACAAAATGAATGGTGTCAATTAGAACCAGAATTTATACGCGATGTTCCATTAAGTTTTGAAGAGGATAATTctagtcaaaaattaaaagaaaaacctTACAATTTATTCGAAAGATTACATTTTCTTCACAGAaaactattatgtaaatttgCCAATTCCAAAGAGTGGCCAGAGaatgtaaataaatagatatttatactatttatattaatttataacacattaaatatttttaatttgttttgaatattttattttagtgttttcaACCATCAAGTTTGTTGGATGTTTTGTTTGATGACCCTACTGAGTTCAAACCAAATGTGTTGGTGCTTATATTGCATTCTATAGATAAAggttattcaataaaaattaacacgGACAAGAACTTGAAATCaccaaaagaatattttttcaattattttaaggaTACAATATTGGAATACATGGAAAATGAACACCTACCACCAGATTTGTTGGATTTATTAGATAGTGCTGAGCCCAGATTATTTTATTCTGGATGTGTTATAGCAGAAATCCATGATCAAGTAGATGAGATTCCAGGCAGAGTGTATAGGTTATTACTGCGTCCTTTTAATATGGTgagttatttgaaaaattacactactgaataataatttagaaatatattttcatactaagtttaattattgtttcatagtttaattcattatttaattacataatttaattacagtCCATTCAAAGTGATGTAAACCGTATAATTGCTAAAAATAGCCATCCTACTGACACTAATTATTGGTCATATAAAAAAAGACTAAAACTAGAAAGTATATTGCTTAAAAAATCGTATCCAGTTATGTGTATGGATTCGTCACCTATTGCTGGTCTAGTAGTTAATTTACAACATCAAATGTTAAGTTGTCGTACTATAGTACTAAATCCACTTAAGAGGAAATATAACTGTTCAAatcaaaaacttttgaaaaCAGATTTGTACAATGAATCTAATGACAACATTAAAACATCAATGCTGTCAAATAAACCACAAAAAGAATCTTCAAAATTAATGGTTCgtcgaaaaaaatgtttaattatatctaaCAGAACTTATTCTTGTAAagtacaaatgtatttattttaagttaattgtgttaatgatttttaattttatttactttatcaaattaaatatttatttatgcttAGGATACCGAAAACATCAATATTGAAAACTATATCTTATGGAAATTTGATTTTCGTATAAAATCGTTAAACCTTTTCAAActgtttttagtaattataacaGAAACTCAAGAATTTTCTCTATTATTATGCACAAATCCAAAGATTGATTCTGTTAAAAAGATGCGGTATAGAATTTATAATGGTCAATTAAATAAGAACTactttaaagatttttatttttacactgtTTACAGGTTTAAGATACAACTTAAGCAAAATGAATTGaaaacctatattattactatgcaaGAAGTTCTACGGCAAAAAATTAGTCCTGATATAGAAGTAGTTCGGAGATATAAATGTCAAGCTAATTCAGCTCCTCTTTCGTTAAGGATTGTTCCATCTTTGTTTAATGACAATGTTTTTAAAGCGAATCATGCAGATATTAGTCAGGTAAACTTTACACtggtttcataaaaattattttttatttcattgaaatatttagtatttataaaaaaactttttatttaaatttcagttgatagacatatttataaataacacacatattaaatatatacctataaataagaTGTTGGAAAATACGTTTAAACATAAAAGTGAGATAACTGAATTTGAATCTGAAAAAAGCGATTTATcactaatgaaaaataaattggccGCTGATACTCATAAGACTGTTGAAACAAAAGAGACTTCTAaagtaagaatataataaaacacttaaatattataataagaatcttatctcatatttattatatactgatGTATTCatggtatacataataaaatgtaccttattttttataatataatagattatgtttatgtaatattaattatgttataattattttaaagttattataatgattttatttattattattatttaaataaatcaatgttataggatatagaaattaaaaaaagtatgcaGTTTTGTACAACAAAAAAGTTATCTACcagttcaaataaatttttaggtgagttttaaaagaaaatttaaacaaactatAGATGTTAAATAGAcatgacatataatatatacgtaatacattCAACAAGTTTTGAAGtggtaactattttaataatttataaattaatttaaatagtaaataaatcaaatattataaaaatattaccatgtttagaaaataacagtataaatatttggatttgataaaaattaattcgacattttataaaaaaaaataaacaaaaaaaaaaaaaaatttggaaatttcaaatgtttataaatatctcaaaaaagtcaaaacaatttgaaaattataaaatgtatagaaaataattatttaaacatttggtGGAAATTTTAAGTATCTGCAGTTGGTTTTTAAGTtgtatcaaaaaacaaaatccactttgtcaaaaactggatttgtgtaaaaaataaaaattccagtTTTTTCTTAAGTTCTTGTTTCTTTTTTCCGGTTATTTTGAAGAATAAtgagaatttattaatttgaccTCTACAAGTATAAACTGAATCCTATTTGCTACTTAAAATcacctttaaaattataagtatttttttgacttcttattttttagtgtgtccagataaataaaaaactatttattttttcttacttagtaatttaaaatttttattgatgtCTTAcagttgattatttattttaaatatataattttataaaacatatatacttattaattatgtattcaatttgACAGATTTACCATCagttgatttattattagacAAAATGACTGATTCGTCACCATTGCAAACACAAATCATaccaaaagatattttattggaTAATGGTACTATGtctttattaaaagaaaagtcGACCAATACAGTGAGAAACTCTTCTCTTGAATCATCACTAATACAGCCTACACTTGGTAAATTGCTCTGCTTAGAAtccaatatattcaaaaaaccaaATCCTATGtacagcaaaattaaaaattatagaaattaatatttttctttttttattattattattttaaatatttagcatataataaaatattaaaatccttAAAGTTAGGACaacataatagtataggtaatatttaaattcttataatttatcttacttgttaattttaaaatgtaattttcttcATAATTGATTGTTTgacttaattttatacatttataaaaaaatataattataagacttaattatgtatttaatttgacaGATTTGtcaaaattgaattcaatagaCAAAATAGCTGATTTTTCACCAATACAAACTCGAACCATatcaaaagatattttattggaTGATGATACAatgtcattattaaaaaaaaagtcgatCAATACAGAGACAGACAACTCTTCACCTGAATCATCAGTAATACAACCAACACTTGGTAAATTGTTTTGATCAGAAtctaatatattcaaaaaatcaaatcctatatacaataatataaaaaaatgataggattttttattattattattagtcttaatattgaatttaataatgcaATGAATCATAACTAGTCActttatacttacattttagtaggtatactataataaaatatccttaaagttagattaacataatataatagaaaaattattttaaataaatttattttagtgtctcttatttagtaaattaaaatattagttgtttatctttaatttattattttgtttaaataattataagacttaattatgtatttaatttgacaGATTTGTCAAAGTTGAATTCAATAGACAAGATAGCTGATTTATCATCATTACAAACTCAAACCATACCAAAGGACATTTTATTGGATGATGATACGCCTTTATTGAGAGAAAAGTTGACCATTACCGAGACAGACTCCTCTCTCGAACCATCATTAATAATGCCAATACTTATGGTTTCAAAAAACGATAATTTTTCAGATTTAGTCCAGGAAAATATAGTATTGGTGTCAAATAATTCTATGGTTCcagtatttagttttattacatCTACTATACCATTTGAATCAAGCCCTGCAGTTGTGTTATCTAGTTTATCAACAATTAATTCACTAGTTACGAGCATTAAAACTTACATGTTGCCTATTGAGTCCTCAAGTTTGGGTTATATAGCAAAATCTGAAAACATGTCTTTACAAACTGATGAAAATTCATCATTTAATGATGATGGTGATGATGatatttataccaatattaaattattaccagATATGCAACCAGAGGATTTAATCCATTTAATGAAAGTAGATGATATTGCAGTGAATATGTTTTATGGTATAAATTCAGTAATGCCCACAACCAGTAATGATGATACTATCACGATGAGtccaaatgaaaatatattcacaATGGTTTCAAATTCTGATGATGTAGAAAATATTTCAGTTATGAAACATACAAATGAAAGTGAAGTTGATTTATTTGGTACAATGTccaatataaatgataatgggATGTTTCAGTTACATGACACTACAAATAGTACAAAcggtaggtaatataaatatgtattaagtacTATTATAGAAGTTACATAGTTTCTGATTTCTGGTTTATATTAGTTAATGttatcagaataataataataataataataataaatctaataaaattatttattatcatttaatatgtgtagattaattattattatttatttttattagtagtgtacaaaaaaatatatagctaaataaaaaatgttaaataatatcattatgtacaCTTTTTCAATAAAGTGTCAATAAGTATAGTGTTTTCCTtagataaaattgaaaaaaaattaaatatcataagttACCCAAtagaatttgatatttattaattaaagaaaaatgtagtatttatgtatttattatgctGAATAAGCTGTGCAATgagatagatttttaaatatcataaattatctgTTTGACTCATATTTTGTCTTAagcatttattagattttattataaatacattttattacatttattattatttgttaattaaagcattgatataattttaaataaccaacacacataattaaaaaataagaatgttatgttattatgtttctGATTCAagcaatatatataaacataatgatttatgattatagATAGTCTCTCATTTAGCTACATATCTGCAATTATAAGATGTTTgtcatttttgttttagaaatattcGAAGACAAATACATGTTAAGATGTCttcaattatttcatcaaaaccCAACACTGCCAGATATATCTATTTTGCCAGATATATCTATTCTGCCAGATATATCTATTCTGCCAGATATATCTATTCAGCCAGATATATCTATTCCCCATGATACACAGGTACTTGTTCATATACAGTAGttgaaatttaaagtttttagaaattaaattcataagtcTCTTTAAATCTATCTGAAGAGATATTTATTggattaagtaaaaatatattaatttataataagtggGTAGAGGACACTTATAAACATAGAattctaattaattaacatttaagttaTTACGAGTCTTATACTTCTAAACcaatactacaataattatttttaattgttggtATTGTCGGATCAGAATGATCAGATTATCAAATAATGt encodes the following:
- the LOC132927914 gene encoding uncharacterized protein LOC132927914; protein product: MDDLAERQIRAARTLFNLAHCYLKTTKIDVEEEKTNLNDEKDEVIKKDIQQKEKEEANKNKRKKLVKKKKKKECDSDNEIELYLQVQVDSNYQKQLCTDVQNIDLNKAPQKSEIEIDLKIEIPKKLKSSYLKNIDKEKHFEEEDKKKSKENKQRENKQELINQEISDDSELQHNTEKEIKQNINKDNVCIDLDGKIIDCGITQIQIQKGIEIESQKNDNSDILLELELQEQQNIHDNLIDTFHRSIQKRIERLICEIPLKHQKIEKELYQELEKLNKEIAELDPENVDELKKEILEDVSKKDYLPVQIKFLKNLYCSFNQDLTPFYNKLDQLSDDLTQTSIQQQLNKEFLKKLDNLLQQKCNEEIQEGQQQVNSKVKHMVNEDVQVVGGKKKLKSKDELKRVVEFPMNDEIENNEKIKEKELQENVLKDTQEEVNEAERIRNQFKKIDEKEKYQYYDLVIQYNQETSQELKGNAQNVLGKKVSVDFYDDAVKTLINQTDQDALKSKICEEGIDVVDQTQKKGNTNIQFQLEFYKSVEVEEKLQNKNDFEGEINRNLEIKTKETRTEVQEDTDVEIEDFEEELQDYSKIANDKHFEAVHENKKLKIGALETAIIENSELKIGDSEKEVQEDSDVDIEGFEGEILEFPEVRIEDFDEESQENTDVDTEDVSEEEFNDINEVVEIVEDIEVESNSSEDNYIPSEKTPTTTCNESHLKIDPNAKLKHDEENCFKKIDSSNPTVLTDHIKEKQTFFELKNQLDELSQEYKGYVQQKVFNELQQEIDNKQLQEMKIFPDTFNEVNLNTNEDFQKEIDELQNEWCQLEPEFIRDVPLSFEEDNSSQKLKEKPYNLFERLHFLHRKLLCKFANSKEWPENCFQPSSLLDVLFDDPTEFKPNVLVLILHSIDKGYSIKINTDKNLKSPKEYFFNYFKDTILEYMENEHLPPDLLDLLDSAEPRLFYSGCVIAEIHDQVDEIPGRVYRLLLRPFNMSIQSDVNRIIAKNSHPTDTNYWSYKKRLKLESILLKKSYPVMCMDSSPIAGLVVNLQHQMLSCRTIVLNPLKRKYNCSNQKLLKTDLYNESNDNIKTSMLSNKPQKESSKLMDTENINIENYILWKFDFRIKSLNLFKLFLVIITETQEFSLLLCTNPKIDSVKKMRFKIQLKQNELKTYIITMQEVLRQKISPDIEVVRRYKCQANSAPLSLRIVPSLFNDNVFKANHADISQLIDIFINNTHIKYIPINKMLENTFKHKSEITEFESEKSDLSLMKNKLAADTHKTVETKETSKDIEIKKSMQFCTTKKLSTSSNKFLDLPSVDLLLDKMTDSSPLQTQIIPKDILLDNGTMSLLKEKSTNTVRNSSLESSLIQPTLDLSKLNSIDKIADFSPIQTRTISKDILLDDDTMSLLKKKSINTETDNSSPESSVIQPTLDLSKLNSIDKIADLSSLQTQTIPKDILLDDDTPLLREKLTITETDSSLEPSLIMPILMVSKNDNFSDLVQENIVLVSNNSMVPVFSFITSTIPFESSPAVVLSSLSTINSLVTSIKTYMLPIESSSLGYIAKSENMSLQTDENSSFNDDGDDDIYTNIKLLPDMQPEDLIHLMKVDDIAVNMFYGINSVMPTTSNDDTITMSPNENIFTMVSNSDDVENISVMKHTNESEVDLFGTMSNINDNGMFQLHDTTNSTNEIFEDKYMLRCLQLFHQNPTLPDISILPDISILPDISILPDISIQPDISIPHDTQVDPYPKPGFSNDSLTNSDPFSALNALMDQILLSTSNSNNEDKCPDT